The Sphingobium aromaticiconvertens genome has a segment encoding these proteins:
- a CDS encoding DUF72 domain-containing protein has translation MSGTIRVGIGGWVYEPWRGTFYPEGLRQKDELAYVGEHLTATEINATYYSSQKPATFANWAKAVPDGFAFAVKASRYCTNRRLLAEAGESIDKFVNQGLSELGDRLGPILWQFMPTKKFHDDDFAAFLKLLPTSVAGVPLRHALEVRHGSFDDPVFLALARDAGAAIVFADHDVYPAIEGHDVGFSYMRLMRSQEEQPTGYDAASIAQWKARAQHQAQQGDVFTFFISGAKVRAPAAAQALITALG, from the coding sequence ATGAGCGGCACGATCAGGGTGGGCATTGGTGGCTGGGTCTACGAGCCCTGGCGCGGCACCTTCTATCCCGAAGGCCTGCGCCAGAAGGATGAACTGGCCTATGTCGGTGAGCATCTGACCGCGACCGAGATCAACGCCACTTATTATAGCAGTCAAAAGCCTGCGACCTTCGCCAACTGGGCAAAGGCCGTGCCCGACGGCTTCGCCTTCGCGGTCAAGGCCTCGCGCTACTGCACCAACCGCCGCTTGCTGGCGGAGGCAGGTGAGTCGATCGACAAATTCGTGAATCAGGGCTTGTCGGAGCTGGGCGATCGCCTTGGCCCGATCCTCTGGCAGTTCATGCCCACGAAAAAATTCCATGACGACGATTTCGCCGCTTTCCTTAAGCTGCTTCCCACCAGCGTCGCGGGCGTCCCCCTGCGCCACGCGCTGGAGGTGCGGCACGGCAGTTTCGACGATCCCGTGTTCCTCGCCCTCGCGCGGGATGCGGGTGCGGCGATCGTCTTCGCCGACCATGATGTCTATCCGGCGATAGAAGGGCATGATGTCGGCTTTTCCTATATGCGCCTCATGCGCTCTCAGGAGGAGCAGCCGACCGGCTACGACGCTGCGAGCATCGCGCAGTGGAAGGCCCGCGCGCAGCATCAGGCGCAGCAGGGAGATGTCTTCACCTTCTTCATCAGTGGCGCGAAAGTCCGCGCACCCGCGGCGGCGCAAGCGCTGATAACGGCGCTTGGTTAA
- a CDS encoding PspC domain-containing protein, which yields MDNSFTLDRRNGKIMGVCAGLSARTGLDVTLIRVGLVLLTLCVLGPIGVVAYLLAGWLAAEG from the coding sequence ATGGACAACAGCTTCACCCTCGACCGTCGCAATGGCAAGATCATGGGCGTATGCGCAGGCCTGTCGGCGCGAACCGGGTTGGACGTGACGCTGATCCGCGTCGGGCTGGTGCTGCTGACGCTGTGCGTGCTGGGACCGATCGGCGTTGTCGCCTATCTGCTGGCGGGCTGGCTCGCCGCCGAAGGCTGA
- a CDS encoding gamma-glutamylcyclotransferase family protein, whose translation MVLLFVYGTLRVGFDGPMARWLRGVAQAVGQGHLTGCLYCVDDYPAFVPGEAGCVTGDLFALRDPAMVLAKLDDYEQCSEWPQPHEYRRERVMVMTSDGPFKAWAYIYADDTSGLPLIVGGDFLH comes from the coding sequence ATGGTTCTGCTTTTCGTCTATGGAACGCTGCGTGTCGGTTTCGATGGACCGATGGCGCGGTGGCTACGCGGCGTGGCGCAGGCGGTGGGGCAGGGGCATCTCACGGGCTGCCTCTATTGTGTCGATGATTATCCCGCCTTCGTGCCGGGGGAGGCGGGCTGCGTCACCGGCGATCTGTTTGCGCTCCGCGATCCGGCCATGGTTCTCGCCAAACTGGACGACTATGAACAATGTTCGGAATGGCCGCAGCCGCACGAATATCGGCGCGAACGGGTCATGGTCATGACATCGGACGGCCCTTTTAAAGCATGGGCTTATATCTATGCCGATGACACGTCCGGATTGCCGTTGATCGTTGGCGGCGACTTTCTGCATTGA
- the rlmN gene encoding 23S rRNA (adenine(2503)-C(2))-methyltransferase RlmN, which translates to MQSAANLLMPIPGLIDPVPVPRAVTPREDGRVDLMGLSRPQMKSALEEAGLDEKQAKLRSKQLFHWLYHRGETDFEAMTDLAKPMRLWMAERFVVGRPEVVEAQVSTDGTRKWLLRSDDGQDYEMVFIPDADRGTLCVSSQVGCTLNCRFCHTGTMRLVRNLTPGEIVGQVMLARDALGEWPKGSMASANDDADIEDEDAPQYSPDGRMLTNIVMMGMGEPLYNFDHVRDALKLIMDGDGLSLSKRRITLSTSGVVPMMARAAEEIGVNLAVSLHAVTKEVRDELVPLNKKYGIEELLQACADYPKANNARRITFEYVMIKDKNDSDADARELVRLIRKYKLPAKVNLIPFNPWPGTDYECSTSERIRSFSNIVFEGGISAPVRTPRGRDIMAACGQLKSASEKKSRAELDRLAAEKQAALG; encoded by the coding sequence ATGCAATCAGCCGCAAACCTCCTTATGCCGATTCCCGGCCTTATCGACCCTGTGCCCGTGCCGCGCGCCGTGACGCCGCGTGAAGATGGGCGCGTCGACCTGATGGGCCTGTCCCGCCCGCAAATGAAAAGCGCGCTGGAGGAAGCAGGCCTGGACGAAAAGCAGGCAAAGCTGCGCTCTAAGCAGTTGTTCCACTGGCTCTATCATCGCGGCGAAACCGATTTTGAGGCCATGACCGATCTGGCCAAGCCGATGCGCCTGTGGATGGCCGAGCGATTCGTCGTGGGCCGCCCTGAAGTGGTGGAGGCGCAGGTGTCCACCGACGGCACCCGCAAATGGCTGCTGCGATCCGATGACGGACAGGACTATGAAATGGTGTTCATCCCCGACGCGGACCGGGGAACGCTGTGCGTGTCCAGTCAGGTCGGCTGCACATTGAATTGCCGTTTCTGTCATACCGGCACGATGCGCCTTGTCCGCAATCTGACGCCGGGCGAAATCGTGGGTCAGGTGATGCTGGCGCGTGATGCGCTGGGCGAATGGCCCAAGGGCAGCATGGCCAGCGCCAACGATGATGCCGATATTGAGGATGAGGATGCTCCCCAATATTCGCCGGATGGGCGGATGCTGACCAACATCGTCATGATGGGGATGGGTGAGCCGCTTTATAATTTCGATCATGTGCGCGACGCGCTGAAGCTGATCATGGACGGCGACGGCCTTTCTCTGTCGAAGCGGCGCATCACCCTGTCGACCAGCGGCGTCGTGCCGATGATGGCGCGCGCGGCCGAAGAGATCGGCGTGAACCTGGCCGTCTCGCTCCACGCCGTGACCAAGGAAGTGCGCGATGAACTGGTCCCGCTCAACAAAAAATACGGGATCGAGGAGCTGTTGCAGGCCTGCGCCGACTATCCCAAGGCGAATAATGCGCGGCGCATCACCTTTGAATATGTGATGATCAAGGACAAGAATGACAGCGACGCCGATGCGCGTGAGCTGGTCCGGTTGATCCGCAAATATAAGCTGCCCGCGAAGGTGAACCTCATCCCCTTCAACCCCTGGCCCGGCACCGATTATGAATGCTCGACGTCAGAGCGGATTCGTTCGTTCAGCAATATCGTGTTCGAGGGTGGGATTTCCGCACCCGTTCGCACCCCGCGCGGCCGCGACATCATGGCCGCCTGCGGGCAGCTAAAGTCCGCGTCGGAAAAGAAGAGCCGGGCGGAACTGGATCGGCTGGCGGCGGAAAAACAAGCGGCGCTTGGGTAG
- the dnaN gene encoding DNA polymerase III subunit beta, giving the protein MKATIERATLLKSLSHVQSVVERRNTIPILSNVLIEASADGAIKLMATDLDLQIVESISAQVEQAGATTISAHTLFDIARKLPEGSQVSLQAADGKMLIQAGRARFNLSTLPRDDFPVIAEGDLPTQFELPAATLIEIIDKTRFAISTEETRYYLNGIYFHVSEDPLPVLKAAATDGHRLARVTVARPDGAEGMPGIIIPRKCIAELRKLLDEVDGSVAITLSASKIRFGLGNAILTSKLIDGTFPDYSRVIPTANDKLLKIDPRSFEEGVDRVATIATEKTRAVKMSLDRDKITLSVTSPENGTAAEEVPGDFAGEGFDIGFNARYLLDILGQIHSDVVELHLADAAAPTLIREDDKSIALYVLMPMRV; this is encoded by the coding sequence ATGAAGGCCACCATCGAACGCGCGACGCTCCTCAAGAGCCTGAGCCACGTCCAGTCGGTGGTTGAGCGTCGGAATACGATTCCCATTCTGTCCAACGTGCTGATCGAGGCGTCTGCGGACGGCGCGATCAAGCTGATGGCGACCGACCTCGACCTCCAGATCGTCGAAAGCATCTCCGCCCAGGTCGAACAGGCCGGCGCGACCACCATTTCCGCGCATACGCTGTTCGACATCGCGCGCAAGCTGCCGGAAGGGAGCCAGGTTTCGCTTCAGGCCGCGGACGGCAAGATGCTGATCCAGGCGGGGCGCGCGCGCTTCAACCTGTCCACCCTGCCGCGTGACGACTTCCCCGTGATCGCAGAGGGCGACCTGCCAACCCAGTTCGAGCTTCCGGCCGCGACCCTGATCGAGATTATCGACAAGACCCGCTTCGCCATTTCGACCGAAGAGACGCGCTATTATCTGAACGGCATTTATTTCCATGTGTCGGAAGATCCGCTGCCCGTACTGAAGGCGGCCGCCACCGACGGCCATCGCCTGGCCCGCGTCACCGTGGCCCGGCCCGATGGGGCGGAAGGGATGCCCGGCATCATCATTCCGCGCAAATGCATCGCCGAACTGCGCAAGCTGCTGGACGAAGTGGACGGATCGGTCGCGATCACCCTGTCGGCCAGCAAGATCCGCTTTGGTCTGGGCAACGCAATCCTTACCAGCAAGCTGATCGACGGGACCTTCCCCGACTATAGCCGGGTCATCCCGACCGCGAACGACAAGCTGCTCAAGATCGATCCGCGCAGTTTCGAGGAAGGCGTCGATCGCGTCGCCACGATCGCCACCGAAAAGACCCGCGCGGTCAAGATGTCGCTGGACCGGGACAAGATCACCCTGTCCGTCACCAGCCCTGAAAATGGCACGGCGGCAGAAGAGGTGCCGGGCGACTTTGCGGGCGAAGGCTTCGACATCGGCTTTAACGCGCGGTATCTGCTCGACATATTGGGACAGATCCACAGCGACGTGGTCGAGCTTCATCTGGCCGACGCAGCCGCGCCGACGCTGATCCGGGAAGATGACAAGAGCATTGCGCTCTATGTGCTGATGCCGATGCGGGTCTGA
- a CDS encoding EAL domain-containing protein, whose protein sequence is MQSLRSAILDSADRPAGLLSALGLTESRTDVAATWVSAAYRGIALLWPLVLLAKICVSALLHIPLGFAAASGAGWLAVGLAVILLDLIILALPRLRVFGGLLPHVQTWVLLPLVILSGVAFSLWLALGQAGDEVGGWLTLTATFCIALLVTGIVGDRRLLAFGYVLGALLVPTLLHGDFIHAGLLVSCLSVMALATMRQAIADRDRALDDRRRDLQVQRSDRLLQDYERSGRGWFWETDRNGCISYVSETLVATMGASSTTLIGRPITDMICHGDRQQGDGERTLGFHLSARSGFADIAVRAAMTQDERWWSISGQPIFNEYGQFHGFRGSGTDLTEMRRSQAEVVRLAQYDSLTGLANRVQMLRSLEQAVTSVRGQPGDCSLLMLDLDRFKYVNDTLGHPAGDALLRQVSQRLQRVVGDQGLVGRQGGDEFKILLPGRVEHAALVQLADIIIASLSQPYSIEGSRVVIGVSIGISSCPIDGVTADALIRNADLALYAAKGDGRGIHRFYSPEMHADAEDRRQLEEDLRQALASDALHLVYQPVVNARTEQITGYEALLRWEHPVRGAISPNIFIPIAEDTGLIAQIGEWVLRTACQDAAGWTDGARVAVNVSPIQFANPAFPSTVMNVLASTQLAPERLELEITESVFLNDNDGTDAMFARLKSLGVRLALDDFGTGYSSLGYLKKAPFDKIKIDQSFVRGAAIKGSRNSAIIKAIVSLAEALGMDTTAEGAETQDELDLIRQLGCSHIQGYIYGRPILGIDIMARQTGVKVIAQSDGFRSSRPERKSMLRTISVHHDGQVYGARVRNISATGALVEGLWNVPEGTRFAIELAEGQLVQATARWSKDDRMGVEFDEGIDLVTLRTSAVPRALAS, encoded by the coding sequence ATGCAATCCCTGCGCTCAGCCATCCTCGATTCCGCCGATCGTCCTGCCGGGTTACTTTCCGCGCTCGGGCTTACTGAAAGCAGGACGGACGTCGCCGCCACCTGGGTGTCCGCCGCTTATCGGGGCATTGCCCTGCTATGGCCGCTGGTGCTGCTTGCAAAAATCTGCGTCAGTGCGTTGCTGCACATCCCACTTGGCTTTGCCGCCGCGAGCGGCGCTGGTTGGCTGGCTGTCGGACTGGCGGTGATTCTGCTCGATCTGATCATCCTTGCTCTGCCGCGCTTGCGTGTTTTTGGCGGTCTGCTGCCGCACGTCCAGACGTGGGTATTGCTGCCGCTCGTCATCCTGTCCGGTGTGGCGTTCAGCCTTTGGCTCGCGCTTGGCCAGGCTGGCGACGAAGTGGGGGGATGGCTGACGCTGACCGCAACCTTCTGTATCGCATTACTGGTCACAGGTATCGTCGGCGATCGACGGCTGCTTGCCTTTGGCTATGTGTTGGGCGCCCTGCTGGTTCCCACATTGCTGCATGGCGACTTTATCCATGCGGGCCTGCTGGTCAGTTGCCTGTCGGTCATGGCGCTGGCGACGATGCGACAGGCCATTGCCGACCGTGACCGGGCGCTTGATGATCGCCGCCGGGACTTGCAAGTCCAGCGGTCGGACCGGCTGTTGCAGGATTATGAGCGGTCCGGGCGGGGCTGGTTCTGGGAAACGGACCGCAATGGCTGCATCAGCTATGTGTCCGAAACGCTGGTGGCGACCATGGGCGCATCCTCGACGACGCTGATCGGTCGCCCGATTACCGACATGATCTGCCATGGTGACCGGCAGCAGGGCGATGGCGAGCGGACGCTGGGCTTCCATCTGTCGGCCAGGAGCGGCTTTGCGGACATCGCGGTTCGCGCGGCGATGACGCAGGATGAGCGCTGGTGGTCGATTTCGGGTCAACCGATATTCAATGAATATGGGCAGTTTCACGGTTTCCGTGGGTCGGGTACCGACCTCACCGAAATGCGCCGCAGTCAGGCGGAAGTGGTTCGGCTGGCGCAATATGATTCGCTGACCGGCCTTGCCAACCGCGTGCAGATGCTTCGATCGCTGGAACAGGCGGTGACGAGCGTGCGCGGGCAACCGGGTGACTGTTCGCTGCTGATGCTCGACCTCGACCGGTTCAAATATGTCAACGACACGCTCGGTCATCCTGCTGGCGACGCGTTGTTGCGGCAGGTCAGTCAGCGCCTGCAGCGGGTGGTTGGCGATCAGGGGCTGGTCGGCCGTCAGGGTGGCGACGAGTTCAAGATATTGCTGCCGGGCCGGGTCGAACATGCCGCGCTGGTTCAATTGGCCGACATCATCATTGCGTCGCTGTCCCAGCCTTATTCGATCGAGGGCAGTCGGGTGGTCATCGGCGTGTCGATCGGCATTTCGTCCTGTCCCATCGATGGTGTGACTGCCGATGCATTGATCCGCAACGCCGACCTCGCGCTCTATGCCGCCAAGGGTGACGGACGCGGCATCCATCGTTTCTACTCGCCCGAAATGCATGCCGATGCAGAGGATCGCCGCCAGCTTGAGGAGGATCTGCGTCAAGCGCTGGCCAGCGACGCGCTGCATCTGGTCTATCAGCCGGTCGTCAATGCGCGAACGGAACAGATTACCGGCTATGAAGCGCTGCTGCGTTGGGAGCATCCGGTGCGTGGCGCGATTTCTCCGAACATATTCATCCCGATCGCTGAGGATACCGGGTTGATCGCACAGATCGGCGAATGGGTGCTGCGGACGGCCTGTCAGGACGCGGCTGGTTGGACCGATGGCGCGCGGGTGGCGGTAAACGTCTCGCCCATCCAGTTTGCCAACCCTGCTTTCCCTTCGACGGTGATGAACGTACTCGCATCCACGCAGCTTGCGCCCGAACGGCTGGAGCTGGAGATTACGGAGAGCGTGTTCCTCAACGACAATGATGGCACGGACGCGATGTTCGCGCGGTTGAAGTCGCTGGGCGTGCGGCTGGCGCTCGACGATTTCGGCACCGGCTATTCCTCACTCGGTTATTTGAAAAAGGCCCCGTTCGACAAGATCAAGATTGACCAGAGTTTCGTGCGCGGCGCAGCGATCAAGGGTAGTCGCAACAGCGCGATCATCAAGGCGATCGTCAGCCTGGCGGAAGCGCTGGGCATGGATACGACGGCCGAAGGCGCGGAAACGCAGGACGAGCTGGACCTGATCCGTCAGTTGGGGTGCAGCCATATCCAGGGCTATATCTATGGTCGCCCGATTTTGGGTATCGACATCATGGCGCGGCAGACGGGCGTGAAGGTCATTGCCCAGTCTGACGGCTTCCGTTCGAGCAGACCAGAACGCAAATCGATGCTGAGGACCATTTCCGTTCATCATGACGGGCAGGTTTATGGCGCCCGTGTCCGCAACATCTCCGCCACTGGTGCGCTGGTGGAAGGATTATGGAATGTCCCGGAAGGCACGCGGTTCGCGATCGAACTGGCAGAGGGGCAGCTTGTTCAGGCTACGGCGCGCTGGTCGAAGGATGACCGGATGGGCGTGGAGTTCGATGAGGGGATCGACCTCGTGACGCTTCGTACCTCTGCGGTGCCCCGCGCACTGGCGTCGTGA
- a CDS encoding TonB-dependent receptor gives MHRSTSLAAFVLMMGVSPTALMAQEEDRQQSAPPQDMGEEEIVVTGQAPRGSVIGAIQPEQQFNAGDIRALGVSSVSELIAELAPQTNAAGGAPVVLLNGKRISSFSEISDLPAEAIARTEILSEEVALAYGYAPTQKVVNIVLRQRFRAESADLRGATTTDGGRESGGANLGLLRIRGDSRFTLDLKYNRAASLLESERGINPTTPGNPFSIPGNVGGLTRGAQVDPALSALAGQTVTVAAVPGIAANGAPALGDFVAGANTASISDLSRYRTLSPATESFSANATLARPIGDVSATLNGRVELSENNTLQGLSALTLNLPDGNPFSPFSNDVQLYRYLEQAGALGQRIRGTTSHIGLTLNGRITPKWQWSFTGNADLSDTRTATDRGVSGTVLQTAISGNDPTVNPFATSLPDGLLSTRLTDSARAKSQAVQGDLLISGTLFNLPAGAATTAIRLGASANGFDGESTRSGVFRSSSYNREIGSGQISLDLPLTSRGRNVLGAVGDLGVNVNAAAQRLSDFGTLSTLGYGLRWTPIPQIRFLLSANQDRAAPTGNQINDPTITTPNVSLFDYARGETVFVTQISGGNPNLRESVRDQFRLGVTLKPLEKANLTLTATYLNSRTDNPISSFPTPTPAIEAAFPQRFMRDADGTLLQIDGRPINYLSSQRSQLRWGFDYSIPIKSSIQKQMETWRASGAKREDMPADLRAMMGNRGPGGQGRSGQAGGEGQQGGGGQAGGPDGAQNADNVQRGGESNAGPGGGGERGPGGGFGGGGFRGGGGGGRGGPGGGGGRIQFSLYHTWHFTDSILIAPGVPELDLLNGDATGSSGGQPRHELQARVGYSNNGLGGRLSIDWESGTHVDGALGGTSRLNFGSLATANLRLFANLGQIPALVRDHPFFRGARVSVGIDNILNTRRNVTDATGATPLRYQPGYLDPLGRTISVSFRKLFF, from the coding sequence GTGCATCGTTCGACCAGTCTTGCCGCATTCGTTTTGATGATGGGCGTATCGCCAACAGCGCTGATGGCGCAGGAGGAAGACCGGCAACAGTCCGCCCCGCCGCAGGACATGGGCGAGGAGGAAATTGTCGTCACCGGTCAGGCGCCGCGCGGATCGGTCATCGGTGCGATCCAGCCGGAGCAACAGTTTAACGCCGGGGACATTCGCGCGCTGGGCGTCTCGTCGGTTTCCGAACTGATCGCTGAACTGGCGCCGCAGACCAATGCGGCGGGCGGCGCGCCGGTGGTGCTACTAAACGGCAAGCGTATCTCCAGCTTCTCCGAGATTTCCGACCTGCCGGCAGAAGCGATCGCCCGTACCGAGATATTGTCGGAAGAGGTAGCACTCGCCTATGGTTATGCGCCGACGCAGAAGGTCGTGAACATCGTCCTGCGCCAGCGCTTCCGGGCCGAAAGCGCCGATTTGCGCGGTGCCACGACCACGGATGGCGGGCGGGAGAGTGGCGGTGCCAATCTGGGCCTGTTGCGGATCAGGGGCGACAGCCGTTTCACACTGGACCTCAAATATAATCGCGCAGCAAGCCTGCTGGAAAGCGAGCGCGGCATCAACCCGACCACCCCAGGCAACCCTTTTTCCATTCCCGGCAATGTCGGCGGACTGACGCGCGGCGCGCAGGTCGATCCGGCCTTGTCCGCGCTGGCGGGCCAGACCGTTACTGTCGCCGCCGTGCCCGGCATCGCCGCCAATGGCGCCCCCGCGCTTGGCGATTTCGTCGCGGGGGCCAATACGGCCAGCATCAGCGACCTGTCGCGCTATCGCACGCTCAGCCCCGCGACCGAGAGTTTCTCCGCCAACGCCACGCTGGCACGGCCGATCGGTGACGTATCCGCAACGCTGAACGGTCGGGTTGAACTCAGTGAGAACAACACACTTCAGGGCCTGTCTGCGCTCACGCTGAACCTGCCCGATGGCAATCCTTTCTCCCCCTTCTCCAACGACGTGCAACTCTATCGCTATCTGGAGCAAGCGGGCGCGCTGGGGCAACGTATCCGGGGTACGACCAGCCATATCGGCCTGACCCTGAACGGTCGTATCACGCCCAAATGGCAATGGTCGTTTACCGGCAATGCCGACCTGTCCGACACCCGCACCGCCACCGATCGGGGCGTATCGGGCACTGTCCTCCAGACGGCGATCAGTGGCAATGATCCAACGGTGAACCCCTTTGCGACCAGCCTGCCCGATGGGCTGCTCAGCACCCGCCTGACCGACAGCGCGCGGGCCAAGTCGCAGGCAGTTCAGGGCGACCTGCTGATCAGCGGCACCCTGTTCAACCTGCCTGCGGGCGCGGCGACGACTGCGATCCGGTTGGGCGCCAGCGCCAATGGCTTTGACGGCGAATCCACACGATCGGGCGTGTTCCGTTCCTCCAGCTATAATCGGGAAATCGGCAGCGGGCAGATCAGCCTGGACCTGCCGCTCACCAGTCGCGGGCGCAATGTCCTGGGCGCCGTTGGTGATCTGGGCGTCAATGTGAACGCCGCGGCGCAGCGCTTGTCGGACTTCGGCACGCTCTCCACGCTGGGCTATGGCCTGCGCTGGACGCCGATTCCGCAGATCCGCTTCCTGCTGTCAGCCAATCAGGATCGGGCCGCGCCGACGGGCAACCAGATCAACGATCCGACGATCACCACGCCCAACGTATCGCTGTTCGACTATGCGCGGGGCGAGACGGTGTTCGTAACGCAGATTTCGGGCGGCAATCCCAATTTGCGCGAAAGCGTGCGCGACCAGTTCCGGCTCGGCGTGACGCTAAAGCCGCTGGAGAAGGCGAACCTGACGCTCACGGCGACCTACCTCAACAGTCGGACCGACAATCCCATTTCCTCTTTCCCCACGCCCACGCCGGCGATCGAGGCGGCCTTCCCGCAGCGTTTCATGCGCGATGCCGACGGCACCCTGCTCCAGATCGACGGGCGACCGATCAACTATCTTTCTTCGCAGCGGTCGCAACTGCGCTGGGGCTTCGACTATTCGATCCCGATCAAGTCGAGCATCCAGAAACAGATGGAGACGTGGCGCGCATCGGGCGCCAAGCGTGAGGACATGCCCGCCGACCTGCGCGCCATGATGGGCAATCGCGGGCCGGGGGGGCAGGGGCGCAGCGGTCAGGCCGGCGGCGAAGGCCAGCAGGGCGGCGGCGGACAGGCTGGCGGGCCAGACGGCGCGCAGAATGCCGACAACGTGCAGCGCGGCGGCGAAAGCAATGCTGGTCCCGGCGGCGGCGGTGAGCGTGGCCCCGGTGGAGGCTTCGGCGGGGGAGGCTTCCGGGGCGGTGGCGGGGGCGGTCGCGGCGGCCCCGGCGGTGGTGGCGGTCGCATCCAGTTCAGCCTCTACCACACATGGCATTTCACCGATTCGATCCTGATTGCGCCGGGCGTACCGGAACTCGACCTGCTGAACGGCGACGCCACCGGATCGTCAGGCGGCCAACCCCGGCATGAACTTCAGGCACGGGTCGGCTATTCCAACAATGGCCTGGGCGGTCGCCTGTCGATCGACTGGGAAAGCGGCACCCATGTCGATGGGGCGCTGGGCGGTACGTCGCGGCTCAACTTCGGCAGCCTCGCCACCGCCAACCTGCGGCTGTTCGCCAATCTGGGGCAGATCCCGGCACTGGTGCGCGATCACCCCTTCTTCCGCGGCGCACGCGTGTCGGTCGGGATCGACAATATCCTGAACACGCGGCGCAACGTGACCGACGCCACCGGCGCGACCCCGCTGCGGTATCAGCCTGGCTATCTGGACCCGCTGGGCCGCACGATCAGCGTCAGCTTCCGCAAGCTGTTCTTCTAA
- a CDS encoding 2OG-Fe(II) oxygenase — protein sequence MNLSDLDTHGAAVLPALIDPEQCARIAALWDEPAVFRKEVVMARHGFGSGCYRYFAYPLPTPIAALREQLYAPLADVANRWASALGSNDIFPARHVDFLRQGALGGQDKATPLLLRYEAGDWNALHQDVYGPHIFPLQAAVLLSRPGEDFTGGSFVLTEQRPRMQSRPEVVLLNQGDAVIFPVRDRPVMGSRGVHKVQMRHGVSRLLWGSRMMLGLIFHDAT from the coding sequence ATGAACCTTTCCGATCTCGACACCCATGGCGCAGCCGTGCTGCCTGCGCTGATTGACCCTGAACAGTGCGCGCGAATTGCCGCGCTGTGGGATGAACCCGCTGTTTTCCGCAAGGAAGTCGTGATGGCGCGCCATGGTTTTGGCAGCGGATGCTATCGCTATTTCGCCTATCCCCTGCCCACACCGATCGCGGCCTTGCGCGAGCAACTTTATGCACCACTGGCGGACGTCGCCAATCGCTGGGCAAGCGCGCTGGGGTCGAACGACATCTTTCCGGCGCGTCATGTCGACTTTCTAAGGCAGGGTGCGCTGGGCGGGCAGGACAAGGCCACGCCGTTGCTGCTGCGCTATGAGGCGGGGGACTGGAACGCGCTGCATCAGGATGTCTATGGGCCGCACATCTTCCCCTTGCAGGCGGCCGTGTTGCTATCGCGACCCGGCGAAGATTTCACCGGCGGATCGTTCGTCCTGACAGAACAGCGGCCCCGGATGCAGTCGCGCCCCGAAGTCGTGCTGTTGAATCAAGGGGACGCAGTCATCTTCCCGGTGCGCGACCGACCGGTCATGGGGTCGCGCGGCGTCCACAAGGTGCAGATGCGGCACGGGGTCAGCCGCCTGTTGTGGGGGAGCCGGATGATGCTGGGACTGATTTTCCACGACGCCACCTGA
- a CDS encoding methyltransferase, producing the protein MHCRVAMAFAGLSFLLAAPVTAKPYPALTAAVADASRPADARAMDESRKPAETLDFLGLKPGMKAADIMTGSGYWAEIMAKAVGPKGKVTGFEPSQFYATPEEKPKWEALTKRVPQVAWVRYPFEAFAAAPNSFDFTIINLSYHDLYWVSAKYGIPRTDPAVFVKTLYAATRPGGIVGIIDHVGTPGDTRTIVDKLHRIDPDTVKADFTAAGFVLEAQSPLLANPADDHSKLVFDPAIRGKTDRFFFRFRKPR; encoded by the coding sequence ATGCACTGTCGGGTTGCCATGGCCTTTGCGGGCCTTTCCTTTCTGCTCGCCGCGCCGGTCACGGCAAAGCCCTATCCTGCCCTGACGGCAGCGGTCGCCGATGCCAGTCGCCCTGCGGACGCCCGCGCGATGGATGAGAGCCGCAAGCCCGCCGAGACGCTGGATTTTCTGGGCCTGAAACCGGGCATGAAAGCCGCCGACATCATGACGGGATCAGGCTATTGGGCGGAGATCATGGCGAAGGCTGTGGGACCGAAGGGCAAGGTGACGGGGTTCGAGCCGAGCCAATTCTATGCAACGCCGGAGGAAAAGCCCAAATGGGAAGCGCTGACCAAACGCGTGCCGCAAGTCGCTTGGGTGCGCTATCCGTTCGAGGCGTTCGCCGCAGCGCCCAATAGCTTCGACTTCACGATCATCAACCTGTCCTATCATGACCTCTATTGGGTATCGGCGAAATACGGCATCCCCCGCACCGATCCGGCGGTCTTCGTGAAGACGCTCTATGCCGCGACCAGGCCGGGCGGGATCGTCGGGATCATCGACCATGTCGGCACGCCCGGCGATACGCGCACAATAGTAGACAAGCTGCACAGGATCGACCCCGACACCGTGAAGGCGGACTTCACGGCCGCCGGTTTCGTACTGGAGGCGCAAAGCCCGCTGCTGGCCAATCCGGCGGACGATCATAGCAAGCTGGTGTTCGATCCTGCGATACGCGGGAAAACGGATCGGTTCTTTTTCCGCTTTCGCAAGCCGCGATAG